The following are encoded together in the Mycobacteriales bacterium genome:
- the treY gene encoding malto-oligosyltrehalose synthase — MHLPAEGRAVPVNTYRVQLRPASGPEPAGHPGFGFDDAAAVVPYLAELGVTHLYCSPWLQAAPGSAHGYDVVDHARLNAELGGDAAFTRMVAACREAGLGILLDVVPNHMAVSEPESQNAQWWSLLREGRSSPYADWFDIDWDSRDNPGKVLVPVLGGPLGEVAHELELGEDRIRYHDHDFPVAPGTRVDGDVLATLDRQHYRLSSWRIASEELDYRRFFDVTTLAGLRVEVPAVFAATHELVLQQVREGVLDGLRIDHPDGLAEPGDYLDRLARATGGAWVVVEKILEPGEELPAGWATAGTTGYDALNRVLGLFVDPGGELPLTALWVSVTGDDASYDEVVDGTKHLVLSEVLAAEVNRLTELALRVCRADPVLRDTTRRALREALVEVLAGFGVYRAYLPPTGPADDVARHHVDLAVAKAKATLPRRTAEIELVRRLVLAEGPAGPAAEEFVTRFQQTCGPVMAKGVEDTAFYRYFRLSALNEVGGDPGRFGLPLEEFHSACLVQQRDWPLSMTTLSTHDTKRSEDVRARLVLLSQCPAEWGDAVTRWHAAAAPHRTPAGPDGATEQLVWQTLVGAWPLTADRAAAYVEKATREGKARTSWVDPVPDFDAAVQAFVRGVLADDALVAEIEAFVARLTPAWQVTALAQKAVQLTIPGVADTYQGTELWDLSLVDPDNRRPVDWQQRRDLLAGLDGPPELDDVGAAKLHLVSCLLRLRRADPDAFLSGSSYLPLDAGRRAVAFVRGGCVMTVAPIRALAVQRHGWGQDTAALPEGSWRDVLTGAVHDGGPVPLAHLLGRFPVAVLRRG, encoded by the coding sequence GTGCACCTGCCGGCCGAGGGCCGGGCCGTCCCGGTCAACACCTACCGGGTGCAGCTGAGGCCGGCATCCGGACCAGAGCCGGCCGGCCATCCCGGGTTCGGGTTCGACGACGCCGCGGCAGTGGTCCCCTACCTGGCCGAGCTCGGCGTCACGCACCTCTACTGTTCCCCCTGGCTGCAGGCGGCGCCGGGTTCAGCCCACGGCTACGACGTCGTGGACCACGCGAGGCTGAATGCCGAGCTGGGCGGTGACGCGGCGTTCACCCGGATGGTGGCCGCCTGCCGCGAGGCAGGTCTGGGCATCCTGCTCGACGTGGTGCCGAACCACATGGCGGTGAGCGAGCCGGAGTCGCAGAACGCGCAGTGGTGGTCGCTGCTGCGCGAGGGCCGGTCGTCGCCGTACGCCGACTGGTTCGACATCGACTGGGACAGCCGCGACAACCCCGGCAAGGTGCTGGTGCCGGTGCTGGGTGGCCCGCTCGGCGAGGTGGCCCACGAGCTCGAGCTGGGCGAGGACCGGATCCGCTATCACGACCACGACTTCCCGGTCGCCCCCGGCACACGGGTCGACGGCGACGTGCTCGCCACGCTGGACCGGCAGCACTACCGACTGTCCTCCTGGCGGATCGCCAGCGAGGAGCTGGACTACCGGCGCTTCTTCGACGTGACGACGCTGGCCGGTCTGCGGGTCGAGGTCCCGGCGGTGTTCGCCGCGACGCACGAGCTGGTGCTGCAGCAGGTCCGGGAGGGGGTGCTCGACGGGCTGCGGATCGACCATCCGGACGGGCTCGCGGAGCCGGGCGACTATCTCGACCGGCTCGCCCGGGCGACGGGTGGGGCGTGGGTCGTCGTCGAGAAGATCCTGGAGCCCGGGGAGGAGCTGCCCGCCGGTTGGGCGACAGCGGGCACCACCGGATACGACGCCCTCAACCGGGTGCTGGGACTGTTCGTCGACCCTGGGGGCGAGCTGCCGCTGACCGCGCTGTGGGTCTCGGTCACCGGGGACGACGCCTCGTACGACGAGGTGGTCGACGGCACCAAGCACCTGGTGCTCAGCGAGGTGCTGGCGGCCGAGGTGAACCGGCTGACCGAGCTGGCGCTGCGTGTCTGCCGCGCCGACCCGGTGCTGCGCGACACCACCCGCCGGGCACTGCGCGAGGCGCTGGTCGAGGTGCTGGCCGGCTTCGGTGTCTACCGCGCCTACCTGCCGCCGACAGGTCCTGCGGACGACGTCGCGCGGCACCACGTCGACCTCGCCGTCGCAAAGGCGAAGGCGACCCTCCCCCGCCGCACCGCCGAGATCGAGCTGGTCCGCCGGCTGGTTCTCGCCGAGGGGCCCGCGGGTCCGGCGGCCGAGGAGTTCGTGACGCGCTTCCAGCAGACCTGCGGACCGGTGATGGCCAAGGGCGTCGAGGACACCGCCTTCTACCGCTACTTCCGCCTGTCGGCGCTCAACGAGGTGGGCGGCGACCCGGGCCGGTTCGGCCTGCCGCTCGAGGAGTTCCACTCGGCGTGCCTGGTGCAGCAGCGCGACTGGCCGCTGTCGATGACGACGCTGTCCACGCACGACACCAAGCGCTCGGAAGACGTCCGGGCGCGACTGGTGCTGCTGTCGCAGTGCCCTGCGGAGTGGGGCGACGCGGTGACCCGGTGGCACGCCGCCGCCGCGCCGCACAGGACTCCCGCCGGTCCGGACGGGGCGACGGAACAGCTGGTGTGGCAGACGCTGGTCGGGGCCTGGCCGCTGACTGCCGACCGCGCCGCGGCCTACGTCGAGAAGGCGACCCGCGAGGGCAAGGCCCGCACGTCCTGGGTGGACCCGGTGCCGGACTTCGACGCGGCGGTGCAGGCGTTCGTGCGCGGGGTGCTGGCGGACGATGCGCTGGTGGCGGAGATCGAGGCCTTCGTGGCCCGGCTGACACCGGCGTGGCAGGTGACGGCACTCGCGCAGAAGGCCGTGCAGCTGACGATCCCGGGGGTCGCCGACACCTACCAGGGCACCGAGCTGTGGGACCTGTCGCTGGTCGACCCGGACAACCGGCGACCGGTGGACTGGCAGCAGCGCCGCGACCTGCTGGCCGGCCTCGACGGGCCGCCGGAGCTCGACGACGTCGGCGCCGCCAAGCTGCACCTGGTGTCGTGCCTGCTGCGGCTGCGGCGCGCGGATCCGGACGCCTTCCTCTCCGGTTCGTCCTACCTCCCGCTGGACGCCGGCCGCCGTGCCGTCGCCTTCGTACGTGGCGGGTGCGTCATGACGGTGGCGCCCATCCGTGCGCTCGCCGTCCAGCGGCACGGCTGGGGACAGGACACGGCCGCGCTGCCGGAGGGCAGCTGGCGCGACGTACTGACCGGCGCCGTCCACGACGGCGGTCCCGTCCCGCTCGCCCACCTGCTCGGCCGTTTCCCGGTCGCGGTGCTGCGGCGTGGCTGA
- a CDS encoding Vms1/Ankzf1 family peptidyl-tRNA hydrolase, translating into MQLRDLSDVLAAEGPFVTVHVGAESAVEQAADRYETGWRSLLKQLEEKGVGEPVRQALSAARGEHAEGEARLLVASVPAAEVLLAEPVSTRPATDLVQIAPLPDLLPLMSDLAARVPHVVVHADRTGADVDAFFDVGTVAAEVTVRGRTLHLKKVPGGGWAHHRYQHRTENQWRENAKEIRETVSQLAEQVGAELVIGVGDERELIYVREGLPQPWNSRWVELPGGRSQDGSEQLVLQRIRDTVALHAAADTLSLLADYAQERGQDKRACDGLPDVVQALRKAQVETLLLTTDPDQHSSLWFGEQPSQLGTSRADVEGLGATTATEGPMIPVLLRAALATGADVQLVPHQSEQAPQSGLGAILRYADSGS; encoded by the coding sequence GTGCAGCTGCGTGACCTGTCCGACGTCCTTGCCGCCGAGGGCCCCTTCGTGACGGTCCACGTGGGCGCCGAGAGTGCGGTCGAACAGGCCGCCGACCGCTACGAGACCGGGTGGAGGAGCCTGCTCAAGCAGCTCGAGGAGAAGGGTGTCGGCGAGCCGGTCCGCCAGGCGTTGTCCGCTGCCCGCGGCGAGCACGCCGAGGGCGAGGCCCGGCTCCTCGTCGCCAGCGTACCCGCCGCCGAGGTGCTGCTCGCCGAGCCGGTCTCCACCCGCCCGGCCACCGACCTCGTCCAGATCGCCCCCCTGCCCGACCTGCTCCCGCTCATGAGCGACCTGGCCGCCCGGGTGCCGCACGTCGTCGTGCACGCCGACCGGACAGGCGCCGACGTCGACGCCTTCTTCGACGTCGGGACGGTCGCCGCGGAGGTGACCGTCAGGGGCCGGACGCTGCACCTGAAGAAGGTCCCGGGCGGCGGCTGGGCCCACCACCGCTACCAGCACCGGACCGAGAACCAGTGGCGCGAGAACGCCAAGGAGATCCGCGAGACCGTCAGCCAGCTGGCCGAGCAGGTGGGCGCCGAGCTGGTCATCGGCGTCGGTGACGAGCGGGAGCTGATCTACGTACGGGAGGGGCTGCCCCAGCCGTGGAACAGCCGCTGGGTGGAGCTGCCCGGTGGCCGGAGCCAGGACGGCAGTGAGCAGCTCGTCCTCCAGCGCATCCGCGACACCGTGGCGCTGCACGCGGCGGCGGACACGCTCTCGTTGCTGGCGGACTACGCGCAGGAGCGCGGCCAGGACAAGCGGGCCTGCGACGGGCTGCCCGACGTCGTGCAGGCGCTGCGCAAGGCGCAGGTGGAGACGCTGCTGCTGACCACCGATCCGGACCAGCACAGCAGCCTGTGGTTCGGTGAGCAGCCCTCGCAGCTCGGCACCAGCCGCGCAGACGTCGAGGGCCTCGGTGCGACCACGGCGACGGAGGGGCCGATGATCCCGGTGCTGCTCCGTGCGGCGCTGGCCACCGGAGCAGACGTCCAGCTCGTGCCCCACCAGAGCGAGCAGGCTCCGCAGTCAGGTCTCGGCGCGATCCTTCGCTACGCCGACTCGGGCAGCTGA
- a CDS encoding YnfA family protein, with product MVVLRSILLFLVAAIAEIGGAWLVWQGVRENRGLLWVGGGVIALGLYGFVATFQPDANFGRILAAYGGIFVAGSLLWGMVVDGFRPDRYDLWGAGICLVGVAVIMYAPRSGDLDA from the coding sequence ATGGTCGTTCTTCGTAGCATCCTGCTTTTCCTCGTCGCGGCCATCGCGGAGATCGGCGGTGCCTGGCTGGTCTGGCAGGGGGTGCGGGAGAACCGGGGACTGCTGTGGGTAGGCGGAGGCGTCATCGCTCTCGGCTTGTACGGCTTCGTTGCGACGTTCCAGCCGGACGCCAACTTCGGACGTATTCTGGCGGCGTACGGCGGCATCTTCGTCGCTGGCAGCTTGCTGTGGGGGATGGTCGTGGACGGCTTTCGCCCGGACCGCTACGACCTCTGGGGAGCAGGGATCTGCCTCGTCGGGGTCGCCGTCATCATGTACGCGCCCCGCAGTGGCGATCTCGACGCATAG
- the glgX gene encoding glycogen debranching protein GlgX — MRTWPGYAYPLGATYDGSGTNFALFSEVAERVELCLFDEEGAETRIRLPERDAFVWHGYLPNIGPGQRYGYRVHGPYDPANGHRCNPSKLLLDPYAKAVDGDIDWGQACFSYTWGDEDSYNDDDSGPHMCKSVVISPYFDWDNDRHPRTPYNETVIYEAHVKGLTQTHPDIPEEVRGTYSALAHPAMLEHYRKIGATAIELMPVHQFVHDSHLADRGMRNYWGYNTIGFFAPHNDYCSSGQRGQQVQEFKAMVKDLHAEGLEVILDVVYNHTAEGNQLGPTLSFRGIDNANYYRLVDEDEKHYYDTTGTGNTLLMRSPHVLQLIMDSLRYWVTEMHVDGFRFDLASSLARQFHEVDRLSAFFDLVHQDPIVSQTKLIAEPWDIGYDGYNVGGFPPLWTEWNGKYRDTMRDYWRGEPETLAEFASRLTGSADLYETDGRRPYASINFVTAHDGFTLHDLVSYNEKHNEANGEGGQDGESNNSSWNCGVEGDSDDLEVVALREQQKRNFLTTLFLSQGVPMLLHGDELGRSQGGNNNVYAQDNEIAWVDWARAKDFEVLTEFVSRLSRLRQEHPVFRRRRHFRGRAARGGTAEDIGWFTPSGDEMSDEDWESGFAKSVNVFLNGEGIREPDPRGERVTDDSFFLLFNGHHEPIDFTVPDLGAGERWEIEIDTAAPMLGDVEPRTVKTGEPVQVDARSVQVLRKVF, encoded by the coding sequence TTGCGCACTTGGCCCGGCTACGCCTACCCGCTCGGCGCAACCTATGACGGCAGCGGCACCAACTTCGCCCTCTTCTCCGAGGTCGCGGAGCGCGTCGAGCTGTGCCTGTTCGACGAGGAGGGCGCCGAGACGCGGATCCGGCTGCCAGAGCGGGACGCCTTCGTCTGGCACGGGTACCTGCCCAACATCGGGCCCGGCCAGCGCTACGGCTACCGGGTGCACGGCCCCTACGACCCGGCGAACGGCCACCGCTGCAATCCCAGCAAGCTGCTGCTCGACCCGTACGCCAAGGCTGTCGACGGCGACATCGACTGGGGGCAGGCGTGCTTCTCCTACACCTGGGGCGACGAGGACTCCTACAACGATGACGACTCAGGCCCCCACATGTGCAAGTCGGTCGTCATCAGCCCGTACTTCGACTGGGACAACGACCGCCACCCGCGCACGCCCTACAACGAGACCGTCATCTACGAGGCACACGTCAAGGGGCTGACGCAGACCCATCCCGACATCCCCGAGGAGGTGCGCGGCACCTACTCCGCGCTGGCGCACCCGGCGATGCTGGAGCATTACAGGAAGATCGGCGCCACGGCGATCGAGCTCATGCCGGTGCACCAGTTCGTGCACGACAGCCACCTGGCCGACCGCGGCATGCGCAACTACTGGGGCTACAACACGATCGGCTTCTTCGCCCCGCACAACGACTACTGCTCGTCGGGACAGCGCGGCCAGCAGGTGCAGGAATTCAAGGCGATGGTCAAGGACCTGCACGCCGAGGGACTCGAGGTGATCCTGGACGTCGTCTACAACCACACGGCCGAGGGGAACCAGCTCGGACCGACGCTGTCCTTCCGCGGTATCGACAACGCGAACTACTACCGACTCGTCGACGAGGACGAAAAGCACTACTACGACACCACGGGTACGGGCAACACGCTGCTGATGCGCAGCCCCCACGTGCTGCAGCTGATCATGGACTCGCTGCGCTACTGGGTGACCGAGATGCATGTGGACGGCTTCCGTTTCGACCTGGCCTCGTCCCTGGCCCGCCAGTTCCACGAGGTCGACCGTCTGTCGGCCTTCTTCGACCTGGTGCACCAGGACCCGATCGTGAGTCAGACCAAGCTGATCGCCGAGCCGTGGGACATCGGCTACGACGGCTACAACGTCGGCGGCTTCCCGCCGCTGTGGACCGAGTGGAACGGCAAGTACCGCGACACGATGCGTGACTACTGGCGAGGTGAACCCGAGACGCTGGCGGAATTCGCGTCGCGGCTCACCGGCTCGGCCGACCTCTATGAGACCGACGGCCGCCGTCCGTATGCCTCGATCAACTTCGTCACGGCCCACGACGGCTTCACCTTGCACGATCTGGTCTCCTACAACGAGAAGCACAACGAGGCCAACGGCGAGGGCGGCCAGGACGGCGAGAGCAACAACTCCTCCTGGAACTGCGGAGTGGAGGGTGACAGCGACGACCTCGAGGTCGTTGCGCTGCGCGAACAGCAGAAGCGCAATTTCCTCACGACGCTGTTCCTCAGCCAGGGCGTGCCGATGCTGCTCCACGGCGACGAACTCGGCCGCAGCCAGGGCGGCAACAACAACGTCTACGCCCAGGACAACGAGATCGCCTGGGTGGACTGGGCACGCGCCAAGGATTTCGAGGTCCTGACGGAATTCGTCTCACGCCTGTCGCGGCTGCGTCAGGAGCACCCGGTCTTCCGCCGGCGCCGGCACTTCCGTGGCCGGGCGGCCCGCGGCGGGACCGCCGAGGACATCGGCTGGTTCACGCCGTCCGGCGACGAGATGAGTGACGAGGACTGGGAGAGCGGCTTCGCCAAGTCCGTCAACGTCTTCCTCAACGGCGAGGGGATCCGGGAGCCCGACCCCCGGGGCGAGCGGGTCACCGACGACTCGTTCTTCCTGCTGTTCAACGGCCATCACGAGCCGATCGATTTCACCGTGCCCGACCTGGGTGCCGGTGAGCGGTGGGAGATCGAGATCGACACGGCCGCGCCCATGCTCGGCGACGTCGAGCCGCGGACGGTCAAGACCGGCGAGCCCGTGCAGGTGGACGCGCGATCGGTGCAGGTCCTGCGGAAGGTGTTCTAG
- a CDS encoding type II toxin-antitoxin system prevent-host-death family antitoxin: protein MTATEASRSFAALLDEVERGETVVVTRGGKRIASIGPASVGNGAEVLTLLAYDVDEDFAVHVAAARGAVTSEDPAWPAD from the coding sequence GTGACGGCGACTGAGGCGAGCAGGTCCTTCGCTGCGCTCCTGGACGAGGTCGAGCGCGGCGAGACCGTCGTGGTCACGCGGGGCGGGAAGCGGATCGCCTCGATCGGGCCCGCGTCGGTCGGCAACGGAGCCGAGGTCCTGACGCTGCTGGCGTACGACGTCGACGAGGACTTCGCCGTCCACGTGGCCGCGGCCCGAGGTGCGGTGACGTCGGAGGACCCTGCATGGCCCGCCGACTGA
- a CDS encoding PIN domain-containing protein, which translates to MARRLILDTGVLIASERARSPWADALEADDDVALAAVSIAELRTGVELASASRRAARAAFLERVLATIPVEEYDLAVAQVHGRLLATVHRAGTQRGAHDLIIAATAAATKRTVVTSDSRARFGDLPGVECLRVG; encoded by the coding sequence ATGGCCCGCCGACTGATCCTGGACACCGGTGTCCTGATCGCCTCCGAGCGAGCCCGGTCGCCGTGGGCCGATGCCCTGGAAGCTGACGACGACGTGGCGCTCGCCGCGGTCAGCATCGCTGAGCTGCGGACGGGGGTCGAGCTGGCCAGCGCTAGCCGACGTGCGGCTCGGGCGGCCTTCCTGGAACGAGTCCTCGCGACGATCCCCGTCGAGGAGTACGACCTGGCTGTCGCCCAGGTCCACGGCCGGCTGCTGGCGACTGTTCATCGAGCGGGGACCCAGCGCGGGGCACATGACCTGATCATCGCCGCGACAGCGGCGGCCACGAAGCGCACTGTCGTCACGTCGGACAGCCGCGCCCGCTTCGGCGACCTCCCCGGCGTCGAGTGCCTCCGGGTGGGCTGA
- a CDS encoding type II toxin-antitoxin system RelE/ParE family toxin, whose product MAVLQFVHGDLLRAPQRVGHELQRELLGTWSARRGSYRILYEIHDKAADVGREGAEEEVGFVRVVDVDHRRDVYRRR is encoded by the coding sequence GTGGCTGTGCTGCAGTTCGTGCACGGCGACCTGCTTCGGGCACCTCAACGCGTCGGCCACGAGCTGCAGCGCGAGCTCCTCGGCACGTGGTCGGCGCGCCGGGGCAGCTACCGCATCCTGTACGAGATCCACGACAAGGCCGCGGATGTCGGCCGCGAGGGTGCAGAGGAGGAGGTCGGCTTCGTGCGCGTCGTCGACGTCGACCACCGCAGGGACGTCTACCGCCGCCGTTGA
- a CDS encoding transglycosylase domain-containing protein has product MTDRRRLVLVAKVTGAGALLSILGLLAIAGYFWSSTDLPSPDSVRNPQASVLRFADGSELARLSEQNRTSVPLAQVSRDAVRAVLAAEDRDFYDGSGISPRGILRALWTNIRSGGVEQGGSTITQQYVRNAFLTQERTWSRKAREVVIALKLNRVRSKDQVLERYLNTVYFGRGAYGIQAAADSFFGQPAAELTTAEGAVLASMLRSPSAYDPARNPRLARERWTYTLDGMFAEGWLRGPPAAMEYPEVLPPDTGNTYGGPEGYLIQQVIAELESLGYTEGEVGVSGLVVDTTLDSAAQAEAARAVHEVTGPEAPQGVYRALVSVQPGTGRILASYGGRDYLERPFDAVRQGSAQAGSSFKPYVLAAALEAGISLRTRYDGASPQEFGDYDVKNYGEGDGQDFGRVDLVQATRDSVNTVYVALGLDAGTEAVADTAAALGITADLGRERFLPSLSLGVTAVTPLEQATAYATLAAGGLRAEPFVVERITDSDGSVLHEAEPATERVLPEDVAADVTFALQQVVDGGTGTAAQLPGRAAAGKTGTTSDNTAAWFVGYTPRLATAAALYTARSDMSLRNIAGVVSVTGGSLPAQIWGAYTAAVLADLPPEPFPAPAHVGSVASPTPAATNAPPPSPRQQGDDDTVEPEPSPDAVEPAPTQSPWEPEPWTPEPEPSAKPSREPSRESAQPLPPLPASGASSRPPPSEEPAPSQEPEPSQEPEPSEEPEPSQEPEPSQEPEPSQEPSGTS; this is encoded by the coding sequence GTGACCGATCGGCGCAGGCTCGTGCTCGTGGCCAAGGTCACCGGCGCCGGCGCCCTCCTGTCGATCCTGGGCCTGCTCGCGATCGCCGGCTACTTCTGGAGCAGTACCGATCTGCCGTCGCCGGACTCGGTGCGGAACCCGCAGGCGTCGGTGCTGCGCTTCGCGGACGGTTCGGAGCTGGCGCGGCTGAGCGAGCAGAACCGAACGAGCGTGCCGCTCGCACAGGTGTCGAGGGATGCCGTGCGCGCCGTTCTGGCCGCCGAGGACCGTGACTTCTACGACGGGTCAGGAATCTCGCCGCGTGGCATCCTGCGGGCACTGTGGACCAACATCCGCAGCGGCGGGGTGGAGCAGGGCGGCTCGACGATCACGCAGCAGTACGTGCGCAATGCCTTCCTGACCCAGGAGCGCACCTGGAGCCGCAAGGCGCGCGAGGTCGTCATCGCGCTCAAGCTCAACCGGGTCCGGTCGAAGGACCAGGTCCTCGAGCGGTACCTGAACACCGTCTACTTCGGACGGGGCGCCTACGGGATCCAGGCAGCGGCCGACTCCTTCTTCGGCCAGCCTGCCGCCGAACTGACCACCGCCGAGGGGGCGGTGCTCGCCTCGATGCTCCGCTCGCCGTCGGCCTACGACCCGGCGCGCAACCCGCGGCTGGCTCGGGAACGCTGGACATACACGCTGGACGGAATGTTCGCCGAGGGCTGGCTGCGGGGGCCGCCGGCGGCGATGGAGTACCCCGAGGTGCTCCCGCCGGACACCGGCAACACCTACGGCGGGCCGGAGGGATACCTCATCCAGCAGGTGATCGCCGAGCTCGAGTCCCTCGGGTACACCGAGGGCGAGGTCGGGGTGTCCGGGCTCGTGGTCGACACCACCCTCGACAGCGCCGCACAGGCCGAGGCAGCCCGTGCGGTGCACGAGGTCACCGGTCCGGAGGCGCCGCAGGGTGTCTACCGCGCGCTGGTCTCCGTGCAGCCCGGCACCGGCCGGATCCTCGCGTCGTACGGCGGCCGCGACTACCTTGAGCGTCCGTTCGACGCCGTCCGGCAGGGCAGCGCGCAGGCAGGCAGCTCGTTCAAGCCGTACGTGCTCGCCGCGGCGCTGGAGGCGGGCATCTCGCTGCGCACGCGCTACGACGGCGCCTCGCCGCAGGAGTTCGGCGACTACGACGTCAAGAACTACGGCGAGGGGGACGGTCAGGACTTCGGACGCGTCGACCTGGTGCAGGCAACGCGGGACTCCGTGAACACGGTGTACGTCGCTCTGGGCCTCGACGCCGGTACCGAGGCCGTCGCCGACACGGCCGCGGCCCTGGGAATCACCGCCGACCTGGGCCGGGAGCGGTTCCTGCCGAGTCTGAGCCTGGGCGTGACGGCGGTGACGCCGCTCGAACAGGCGACCGCGTACGCGACTCTCGCTGCCGGTGGGTTGCGCGCCGAGCCCTTCGTCGTGGAGCGCATCACCGACAGCGACGGCAGCGTCCTGCACGAGGCGGAGCCGGCGACCGAACGGGTCCTGCCCGAGGACGTCGCCGCCGACGTGACCTTTGCCCTGCAGCAGGTGGTGGACGGCGGTACGGGGACGGCCGCACAGCTGCCGGGCCGGGCGGCGGCGGGCAAGACCGGGACGACCAGTGACAACACCGCGGCCTGGTTCGTCGGCTACACGCCCCGGCTCGCCACTGCTGCAGCGCTCTACACCGCGCGATCGGACATGTCGTTGCGGAACATCGCCGGGGTCGTGTCGGTGACCGGCGGCTCGCTGCCGGCGCAGATCTGGGGTGCGTACACCGCCGCTGTCCTGGCCGACCTGCCGCCGGAGCCGTTCCCGGCTCCGGCCCATGTCGGCAGTGTCGCCTCCCCGACGCCGGCGGCCACGAATGCACCACCACCCTCTCCCCGTCAGCAGGGGGATGACGACACCGTCGAGCCCGAGCCGTCGCCGGATGCGGTGGAGCCGGCACCGACGCAGTCGCCCTGGGAGCCCGAGCCGTGGACGCCGGAGCCGGAGCCGTCGGCGAAGCCCTCGCGGGAGCCGTCGCGGGAGTCGGCCCAGCCGCTACCGCCCCTGCCCGCGTCCGGGGCCAGCAGCCGGCCGCCGCCCAGTGAGGAGCCCGCGCCGAGTCAGGAGCCCGAGCCGAGTCAGGAGCCCGAGCCGAGTGAGGAGCCCGAGCCGAGTCAGGAGCCCGAGCCGAGTCAGGAGCCCGAGCCGAGTCAGGAGCCCTCGGGGACGTCTTGA